A portion of the Acidobacteriaceae bacterium genome contains these proteins:
- a CDS encoding D-tagatose-bisphosphate aldolase, class II, non-catalytic subunit, whose protein sequence is MPELLERLVQTYTSGQPAALYSVCSAHPLVVKAALQQAKSDGSPLLVEATSNQVNQFGGYTGMRPADFRDFVFDLSREQDFPLDQILLGGDHLGPNPWQNLPAEEAMPLAEAMVEEYSRAGFVKIHLDASMPCAGEPHVLPGEIIAERAARLCQAAERGAEGAPRFYIIGTEVPVPGGATESLSELEVTKRTDALETLAIHHRMFEAAGLAHVWPRVVGLVVQPGVEFNHDSVVEYRPEKTAELQTVLQAEPHMVFEAHSTDYQKASAYKLLAQDGFVLQKVGPALTFAMREALFALEGIEKELIPESRCSHLAQVMEAEMLATPKEWSKHYHGDELQQKVLRRYSYSDRLRYYWKHPAVDAAYKTLMENLSTVSIPETLLSAFLPSQYLAVRLGELCMKPEAIVLHKIREALLPYTHAGILRMKPTA, encoded by the coding sequence ATGCCGGAATTGCTTGAACGGCTTGTCCAGACGTACACCTCGGGCCAGCCCGCAGCGTTGTACTCCGTGTGCTCAGCTCACCCGCTGGTGGTGAAAGCGGCGCTACAACAGGCGAAATCCGATGGCTCGCCTTTGCTGGTTGAGGCCACGAGCAACCAAGTGAATCAGTTTGGTGGCTATACGGGTATGCGCCCGGCAGATTTCCGAGATTTCGTTTTCGATCTTTCTCGTGAGCAAGACTTCCCGCTGGATCAGATTCTGCTGGGCGGCGACCATCTGGGGCCAAACCCGTGGCAGAACCTGCCCGCAGAAGAGGCCATGCCGCTGGCAGAAGCCATGGTGGAGGAGTACTCCCGCGCTGGCTTCGTGAAGATTCATCTGGATGCAAGCATGCCCTGCGCCGGAGAGCCGCACGTGCTGCCGGGAGAGATCATCGCCGAGCGTGCAGCGCGACTCTGCCAGGCCGCCGAACGGGGAGCTGAAGGAGCACCACGCTTCTACATCATCGGTACGGAGGTTCCTGTTCCGGGAGGAGCGACCGAATCGCTGAGCGAGCTGGAAGTAACGAAGAGGACAGATGCGCTGGAGACACTGGCGATACATCATCGGATGTTCGAAGCAGCAGGACTCGCGCATGTGTGGCCTCGCGTGGTGGGTCTGGTCGTACAACCGGGCGTGGAGTTCAACCACGACAGCGTTGTAGAGTACCGCCCGGAGAAGACAGCAGAGCTGCAGACTGTACTCCAGGCAGAGCCCCACATGGTCTTCGAAGCGCATTCAACGGACTACCAGAAGGCCTCGGCCTACAAGCTGCTGGCCCAGGATGGATTTGTTCTGCAAAAGGTGGGCCCTGCGCTGACCTTCGCCATGCGCGAAGCCCTCTTCGCCCTGGAAGGCATTGAGAAAGAGCTCATCCCCGAATCCCGTTGCTCGCATCTCGCTCAGGTGATGGAAGCAGAGATGCTGGCCACACCGAAGGAGTGGAGCAAGCATTATCACGGCGACGAGTTGCAGCAAAAGGTGCTGCGCCGCTATAGCTACAGTGACCGTCTGCGCTACTACTGGAAGCACCCTGCCGTAGACGCTGCGTACAAAACCCTGATGGAGAACCTGAGTACAGTGAGCATTCCCGAGACTCTGCTTTCCGCGTTTCTCCCCTCGCAGTATCTGGCCGTGCGTCTTGGTGAGCTTTGCATGAAGCCGGAAGCGATCGTGCTGCACAAAATTCGGGAAGCACTGCTGCCCTATACGCACGCCGGTATTCTTCGCATGAAGCCAACCGCCTGA